One stretch of Comamonas testosteroni DNA includes these proteins:
- a CDS encoding PLP-dependent aminotransferase family protein: MSQDSALAPFAAVFAEPAGSPIRELFPYLSRPCMISLAGGYPSPSLFDAEGLALAAAQAMAQGPGALQYGATEGMGELREALAQQAHERGMQATAADILVTTGSQQAFDLLVRVLVEPGDTVLVEVPAYPATLQALRLAQARILPIPMDEQGLQTEALADVLAALPADQRPKLLYTVPNFSNPRGTLLAQERRETLVQLARQHGFWVVEDDPYGELRFDEPGDVPQAMPGTVRAAGERLAGPGTNPVIYLSSLSKTVAPALRVGWMLADAPLLRRCTVAKQTADLCTSPLTQSVAACYLASGRYPATVQRARQEYQRRMLALVQGLDAAPDSGIRCSRPTGGMFVWAELDHRIDPQKLFDAAVAQGVVYVPGKAFYPADPDLHTLRMSFAAPEVPQIAQAVERLCRAAAQSR; encoded by the coding sequence ATGAGTCAGGACAGCGCACTGGCTCCCTTTGCCGCCGTGTTTGCCGAGCCTGCGGGATCTCCGATACGCGAGCTGTTTCCCTATCTCTCGCGTCCCTGCATGATCTCGCTGGCCGGCGGCTATCCATCGCCCAGCCTCTTCGATGCCGAGGGCCTGGCCCTGGCCGCTGCGCAGGCCATGGCCCAGGGCCCGGGCGCGCTGCAATATGGCGCCACCGAAGGCATGGGCGAGCTGCGCGAGGCCCTGGCGCAGCAGGCGCACGAGCGCGGCATGCAGGCGACGGCCGCCGACATCCTCGTGACCACCGGATCGCAGCAGGCCTTTGACCTGCTGGTGCGCGTGCTCGTGGAGCCCGGCGACACGGTGCTGGTCGAGGTGCCGGCCTATCCCGCCACGCTGCAGGCCCTGCGCCTGGCGCAGGCACGCATCCTGCCCATCCCCATGGACGAACAAGGCCTGCAGACCGAAGCCCTGGCCGATGTGCTGGCCGCGCTGCCCGCCGACCAGCGCCCCAAGCTGCTCTACACCGTGCCGAACTTCTCCAACCCGCGTGGCACGCTGCTGGCGCAGGAGCGCCGCGAAACCCTGGTGCAACTGGCCAGGCAGCACGGCTTCTGGGTAGTCGAGGACGATCCCTATGGCGAGCTGCGCTTCGACGAGCCCGGCGACGTCCCCCAGGCCATGCCAGGCACTGTGCGCGCCGCGGGCGAGCGCCTGGCCGGGCCCGGCACCAACCCCGTCATCTATCTGTCCAGCCTGTCCAAGACCGTGGCCCCCGCGCTGCGCGTGGGCTGGATGCTGGCCGACGCGCCGCTGCTGCGCCGCTGCACGGTGGCCAAGCAGACAGCCGACCTGTGCACCTCGCCGCTGACGCAGTCGGTGGCCGCCTGCTATCTGGCCAGCGGCCGCTACCCGGCCACCGTGCAGCGCGCGCGCCAGGAATACCAGCGCCGCATGCTGGCACTGGTCCAGGGCCTGGACGCGGCGCCGGACAGCGGCATACGCTGCTCGCGCCCCACGGGCGGCATGTTCGTCTGGGCCGAGCTGGACCACCGCATCGACCCGCAGAAGCTCTTCGACGCCGCCGTGGCCCAGGGCGTGGTCTATGTGCCAGGCAAGGCCTTCTATCCGGCCGACCCCGACCTGCACACGCTGCGCATGTCGTTTGCCGCGCCCGAGGTGCCGCAGATCGCGCAGGCCGTGGAACGCCTGTGCCGGGCCGCAGCGCAAAGCCGCTGA
- a CDS encoding VOC family protein, protein MSATPHASSTAARFVSSNEIRTRFSRAMSEMYRKEVPQYGTLIDLVADINALALQADPELRQRMSKSGELERLDVERHGAIRVGTAEELATLRRLFAVMGMEPVGYYDLSVAGVPVHSTAFRPVHDEALLANPFRVFTSLLRLELIADEALRAQAAEILQRRRIFTPRALELIAQAERDGGLDSSDADAFVQQTLETFRWHSDATVDAATYNALQKAHRLVADVVCFKGPHINHLTPRTLDIDMAQADMPTRGMDAKDVVEGPPQRACPILLRQTSFKALKEAVRFTDADANADSAGAHTARFGEIEQRGVALTRKGRALYDELLGLVRGIDSAGSAAPDYAHRLQQVFTQFPDTHEQLRRQGLAFYRYRLTEQAQAQLPQDAAEADLEALIGKGLVQAEPITYEDFLPVSAAGIFQSNLGGEEQKQYQAHAAQQVFENALGASVHDEIALYEASEQQSRAQVLGMLAGAAA, encoded by the coding sequence ATGAGCGCCACGCCCCACGCCTCCTCCACCGCTGCCCGTTTTGTCTCCTCCAACGAGATCCGCACGCGCTTCTCGCGGGCCATGTCCGAGATGTATCGCAAGGAAGTGCCCCAGTACGGGACCCTGATCGACCTGGTGGCCGATATCAACGCCCTGGCCCTGCAGGCCGACCCCGAGTTGCGCCAGCGCATGAGCAAAAGCGGCGAGCTCGAGCGCCTGGATGTGGAGCGCCATGGCGCCATCCGCGTGGGCACGGCCGAGGAACTGGCCACGCTGCGCCGCCTGTTCGCCGTGATGGGCATGGAGCCCGTGGGCTATTACGACCTCTCGGTGGCCGGCGTTCCCGTGCACTCCACGGCCTTTCGCCCCGTACACGACGAGGCGCTGCTGGCCAACCCGTTTCGCGTCTTCACCTCGCTGCTGCGCCTGGAGCTGATTGCCGATGAGGCACTGCGCGCGCAGGCTGCCGAAATCCTCCAGCGCCGTCGCATCTTCACGCCGCGCGCGCTGGAGCTCATTGCCCAGGCCGAGCGTGACGGAGGCCTGGACAGCAGCGACGCAGACGCCTTTGTGCAGCAGACCCTGGAGACCTTCCGCTGGCACAGCGATGCCACCGTGGACGCCGCCACCTACAACGCCCTGCAAAAAGCCCACCGCCTGGTCGCCGATGTGGTGTGCTTCAAGGGCCCGCACATCAACCATCTGACGCCACGCACGCTGGACATAGACATGGCCCAGGCCGATATGCCCACGCGCGGCATGGATGCCAAGGACGTGGTCGAAGGCCCGCCACAGCGCGCCTGCCCTATCTTGCTGCGCCAGACCAGCTTCAAGGCGCTCAAGGAGGCCGTGCGCTTTACCGATGCCGACGCCAACGCGGACAGTGCCGGCGCCCATACCGCCCGCTTTGGCGAGATCGAGCAGCGCGGCGTAGCGCTGACACGCAAGGGCCGCGCCCTGTACGACGAGCTCCTGGGCCTGGTGCGCGGCATAGACAGCGCGGGCAGCGCCGCGCCCGACTATGCACACCGCCTGCAACAGGTCTTCACGCAGTTTCCAGACACGCACGAGCAATTGCGCCGCCAGGGCCTGGCTTTCTACCGCTACCGCCTGACCGAACAGGCTCAGGCCCAGTTGCCCCAGGACGCTGCCGAGGCAGACCTGGAAGCGCTGATCGGCAAGGGACTGGTGCAGGCCGAGCCGATTACCTATGAGGATTTTCTGCCCGTGAGCGCGGCCGGCATCTTCCAGTCCAACCTCGGCGGCGAGGAGCAAAAGCAATACCAGGCCCATGCCGCGCAGCAGGTCTTCGAGAACGCGCTGGGCGCAAGCGTGCATGACGAAATCGCCTTGTACGAGGCCTCCGAGCAGCAATCCAGGGCCCAGGTTCTCGGGATGCTGGCGGGAGCTGCGGCATGA